The DNA region AATCAACACCAATATAAGATCGCCATCAGCCATGCTCTGCATTCAGCGGTCACAATCCGTCTTCCGCAGGCCGATGGAGGTGCCGGCCAGGGTGAACACGGCACCTCCGGCCGGTACCGGCAGCCCCCTCGGAGATATACATAGCTGGAATCTCCTTCCTTACTCCCCCTTCGCCCAAAAATAAAAAACTTTCCTCGGGAAAGGGAAGCGGCTGAAACGTCGAATTTTAAAAAGTCAGATTCAACCCGGTCAGGGCCCGCAGGCCGTCGTCGGGGTAACCGTAATGGATCTCAAAATCGGCATCGAAAAGGTTCTCGACGGTGACAAACCATTCCGCCGTCAGGCCTTGCAACTTTAAAGGATAAACGGACTTGAGATCAACCGTCAGATAGTCATCCAGCCGCTGAGCAGGATCATTTTCCGACTCACTGTATTGGCGCGAACAGTAGCGGAGCGTGGTTTCCCAGCGCAGGCCGGCAAGCGGGGGCCGGGCGCTGAAGGTCAGATCGATCTTGACCCTTGGGGTATAGGGCAGCTCGCCGCCATGGTCTTTGATCTCAGAATCCTGAATGATAACACTGCCGTCAAACGACAGGTTGGTTCCGAGAGCCCATTTGGCCGTTAATTCAAGGCCGTGCCGCCAACAGCGGTCGGCATTGACGGGTTGAAAAATCAGCCGCTCATCACGAAAGTAGACAATCGCGTCGTCGGTATCGACCCGGAACAGAGTCACCTGCAGGCGATGCTCCTGATCCCGGCGATACTCGAACGCGGCATCCCAGGACCAGATACGCTCTTCGTCAAGGTCAGGATTACCTCGCACCTGATCGATACTACCGTGGCTGGGTTGAAACAACTGGCCGAAAGAAGGGATCTTGACGCTGTAGCCGGCGTTCAATTTAGCCATCCAGCCCTGGCCGATGCTCCAGCTCAAACCGGACGAAAGCCCGGGGCCATAGTCAAAATCACTGCTGCGATCGCAACGCAGCCCCCCGGTCAAAACCCAGGCCCCGAATCGACGATCGAGTTGGGCGCCGAGCCCGGCCGTGACCCGATGATGTTCACCGGAAAGGGAATGGTCAATTTCATCGCGCTCGCAGATACCGCTGAAACGCAGGCTCCAGGCTCCGTCACCAGCCTCCCAGCTGCTTTCCCCTTTCAGCCCCAACTTGCAATCATCGAGACTTGCGGTGTAGCCACTCTGGCTGCGGTCCTCAAGATTGATCCAGTCCCCGTATAAGTTCAGTGAATAATCCGCCGCCCCGCCGAAGAGACCACTGAAACGGGAATCGAAACTGGTCTTACGATAGCGCTGCCGGGCATCAGGGGTCGAATTATCGAGGGGCCCGGGCGAGCCGTTTTCGGCCAGATAACCACGCCCGTCGATTTCCAGACGCCGGCCGCCGCCCAGATCGCGATCCCAGTGTAGGGTACAACCGCCGCTGTCGCGGTCGTTATTTTGCCGTTTGCCGTCACGATGGCTGCCGTTGGCGCTGAGCATCACACTGCCCTGAGCCAGCGGCCGGCGATGGCTGACACTGCCCTGAGCCAGACCGTAGCTGCCGCCGGCCAATCTTAAACGGGTGGCCGGGGCCGAGTCACGCGGGCGACCTGGATCCGCTGCCGCCGTGGTGATATTGATAATCCCATCACTGCCGCCGGGACCCAGCCAGACCGGCACCGGCGGCTTGAAAACCGTAATCGAGCCGACAATTTCTACCGGAATCGCCGACAAATCGACCCCGCCGTACTGGTTGCTGTTCAGGGGCCGGCCGTTGAACAGCACCAGAACCCCGCCGGACTTACCTGAACCACGGATCGAAATCCGCGAGCCGACCCCGGCACTGCGCTTGACCTCGACCCCGGGCATGACGCCCAGGGCCTCTTCGACACTAAGCATGTTGCGGCTCCGGATTTCGGCATCATCAAGGCGCTCGACCTGCTGCGGATGGTTGCGGACATATTCGTCGATCCGTTCGGCGGTCACCACCATAGCCCCCAGATCGAGATCGCCGCCGTGGCCGTGATCGGCCGCAACAACCAGGGCCGGGGTGAGAACAAAAACAAATAGCGTCAGCAGGAAAGGTTTAATCAATCCCATCAGACCCACCCCTTTCTTCAAGGCCGGTGGCCAAAGCGTTGAGGGCCAGGCTAATGGGCTCCGACAAGGTGTTAGCGCTAAAAACCGGCATCAGCTGAGCCAGCGGCCGTCCGGCAATCCGAGCGGCGGTCGCCCGGCAGGCGGCCTCAAAGGCACTTAAGTCATGCACCGTACCGCGCTCCTGAGCGTCGGCCAGGGCCAGCGCGCATTCCAGCAAACCGGCATTGGCCGGCTCGAGCAGAAGAAGCTCGAGTCCGGCCGCAAACTTCTGCCTGGCAGCCAACGGGGCCGTGGGCCGGGCCTGCCGGACCAGGTGGAAGATGGCGAGGTCGCGTTCCGCCAGGCGCAGAAAGATATTGCGGCCGCCGACCAGGCCGTTCTGCTTGCTGATCGCCTCGCGGACGCCGGCGTAAACGGCGCGGGCGATTAATTCACCCATTTTACTGTGGCCGCCGGTGGCCTCTAATTTAATTTCACCCCGGCCGGAGACCACGATAATATTATCGGTACCAGTCCCGGTAGCGGCTAAATGGGGCTGCGGCGTACTGCGGACATCGAGATCCTGGAGAACGGCGCTTTTGGCCTCGGTAGCCGAGATAATCGCCCGGGTCATGGCCCGCGAACTGAGTTCGGCGTTGGCCAGGATAATCATGTTGATAGTGCCGGGTTCGTACCAGAAACCGGTATCCCGCCCCATGCGCAAGGCATTGCCGCGAACCCCGGCAGTCACCAGGGCACAGACCTTAAGATCTTTATAGTTTTCCCATTTGATGGCCAGGTTGTTCATGTCGGCGCCGGTAAACAACAACGAGCTGTCGGCTTCGTTCAGACCCAGCACCGGAAAAGTTTCGCGCCGCAGGGCCGACAGGCCGAGGCCGTG from Pseudomonadota bacterium includes:
- a CDS encoding TonB-dependent receptor: MGLIKPFLLTLFVFVLTPALVVAADHGHGGDLDLGAMVVTAERIDEYVRNHPQQVERLDDAEIRSRNMLSVEEALGVMPGVEVKRSAGVGSRISIRGSGKSGGVLVLFNGRPLNSNQYGGVDLSAIPVEIVGSITVFKPPVPVWLGPGGSDGIINITTAAADPGRPRDSAPATRLRLAGGSYGLAQGSVSHRRPLAQGSVMLSANGSHRDGKRQNNDRDSGGCTLHWDRDLGGGRRLEIDGRGYLAENGSPGPLDNSTPDARQRYRKTSFDSRFSGLFGGAADYSLNLYGDWINLEDRSQSGYTASLDDCKLGLKGESSWEAGDGAWSLRFSGICERDEIDHSLSGEHHRVTAGLGAQLDRRFGAWVLTGGLRCDRSSDFDYGPGLSSGLSWSIGQGWMAKLNAGYSVKIPSFGQLFQPSHGSIDQVRGNPDLDEERIWSWDAAFEYRRDQEHRLQVTLFRVDTDDAIVYFRDERLIFQPVNADRCWRHGLELTAKWALGTNLSFDGSVIIQDSEIKDHGGELPYTPRVKIDLTFSARPPLAGLRWETTLRYCSRQYSESENDPAQRLDDYLTVDLKSVYPLKLQGLTAEWFVTVENLFDADFEIHYGYPDDGLRALTGLNLTF